The genome window CGAAGGCGTCTCGGTCTCGACCGTCGAACACATTCTGGCAGCCATCGCTGGTTGCGGCATCCACAACGTTCTGATCGAAATCGACGGCCCCGAAGTGCCGATCCTGGACGGCAGCGCGGCCGAATTCGTCAGCGCCATCCTGGCACGTGGGCTGCGCCGGTCTGATGCGGTTGTGCGCGCCATCGAAATTCTGGAACCGGTCGAGGTTCGCCGCGGCGACGCATGGGCGCGTCTGGACCCGGGCGCGACCCTGTCCATCGACTTTCACATCGACTTTGCCGACGCCGCAATTGGCGTTCAGGACAAATCGCTGAACATGGCCAACGGCACGTTCGTTCACGAACTTTGCGACAGCCGCACCTTCTGCCGCTCGATCGACGTGGACGCGATGCGCGCCCGTGGTCTGGCGCTGGGTGGCACCTATGAAAACGCCGTGGTTGTTGACGGGGCTGATGTTCTGTCGCCCGGCGGCCTGCGCCACAAGGATGAGCCGGTGCGCCACAAGATGCTGGATGCGCTGGGTGACCTGGCCCTGGCCGGTGCCCCGATCCTGGGCAGCTATTCCGGCCACCGCGCCGGGCATGCACTGACCAACGCGCTGCTGCGGGCGCTGTTTGCCAACCCGGATGCCTACCGCATGGTGGATTGCGACGATGCGCGCACCGCGCAATTGCCCGGTGCCGGTCTTGATCGTTCGGACGCGCCGCTGACCGCGTAAGGCGGTCTTCACGATGATCTGCGCATGTTTCCGCCAAAGGGCGTTTTCTCTGACCGGTGACCTGTGCTAGACCGAAGCGCGGATGGCGCGGTTTTGTCGTCCGAACTGTAAGAATAGACAGGTATAGGTGGCCCGATGGCGCGACTCAGTCTCAAGCTGATGGCATCTGCAACGGCGGTTCTGCTGATCGCAGGGTGCAGTGGCGGTGGTGGCGGCATTCCAGGCGCTGGCGTGCTCAAGAACATGTTTGCGACGGATGAAAAGCCGCTGGACAGTTTCTCGGCCGAGGAAATCTATCAACGGGCCGAATTTGAGCTGGAGAAAGGCGACGAAGAAGAAGCCGCCCGATACTTTGGCGAGGTTGAGCGCCTGTACCCCTATTCCGAATGGGCCAAGCGCGGGCTGATCATGCAGGCCTTCAGCTATCACCGGGACAAGGATTACGAAAACGCGCGTTCTGCGGCGCAGCGTTATGTCGATATCTATCCGGCTGACAAAGATGCCGCCTATGCGCAATATCTGCTGGCGCTGTCCTATTACGATCAGGTGGACGACGTGGGCCGTGATCAGGGGCTGACCTTTCAGGCGCTGCAATCCCTGCGCGAAGTGATCGAGAAATACCCCGACAGCGAATATGCCCGCTCGGCCAGTCTGAAATTCGACCTTGCCTTCAACCATCTGGCTGGCAAGGAAATGGAGATCGGGCGCTATTATCTGCGCAAGAAACACTACACCAGCGGCATCAACCGGTTCCGCGTGGTGGTCGAGGAATTCCAGACCACGACCCACACGCCGGAAGCCCTGCACCGCCTGGTCGAAAGCTATCTGGCGCTTGGTCTGGATGCCGAAGCGCAGACAGCGGCGGCGATTCTGGGCCACAACTATCGCTCGACCGAGTGGTATCAGGACAGCTTTGCGCTGCTGCGCGGGCGCGGGCTTAGCCCCGAAGCCAAGGGCAGCGGCTGGCTGAGCCAGATTTACCGACAGGTTGTGAAGGGCCAATGGCTCTGACACACAGGGCGCATGCTACGCGGCCTTGATATCCGTGATTTGCTGATCATTGACCGGCTGGAACTTGGGTTTCAGCCGGGTCTGAACGTATTGACCGGAGAGACGGGTGCGGGCAAATCCATTCTGCTGGATGCGTTGGGGTTTGTGCTGGGCTGGCGGGGCCGCGCCGAACTGGTGCGCGCCGGGGCTGATCAGGGCGAAGTGATCGCCTGGTTCGATCTGGTCGCAGACCATCCCGCACGCAGGGTTCTGGAAGAGGCAGGCCTGCCGGTCGAGGATGAGTTGATCCTGCGCCGGGTCAATTCCGCCGACGGGCGCAAGACGGCCTATGTGAACGACCGCCGCGCCTCGGGCGAGGTGTTGCGCGCCCTGTCCGATACGCTGGTGGAATTGCACGGGCAGCATGATGATCGCGGGCTGTTGAACCCGCGCGGCCATCGCGCGTTGCTGGATGAATTCGCCGGGAACGACACGGCAATTGCTGCGGTGCGCACGGGGTGGCGCGGCAAGGCGGCGGCGCAAGCCGCGCTGGAGGCCGCGCAGACCGCCCTGGCCGAGGTCCGCGCTGAGGAGGAGTTTCTGCGCCACGCGGTGGGTGAGCTTGACGCGCTGAATCCGCAACCGGGGGAGGAGGCGACACTGGATGCCGCCCGCCGCCTGATGCAGAACGCCGAACGGATTCGCGAAGGAATAACCAAAGCACATCAATCACTTGGCACTGAAGGTGCCGAAGGCCCGATGCTGGACGCGCAGCGCTGGCTGGATGACGCAGCGGGTGAGGTTGAGGGGCGATTGGACGCGCCTCTGGCGGCCCTGGGGCGCGCGTTGAACGAATTGGCCGAAGCGGAACAGGGGGTCGCGGGCTGCCTGCAGGCGCTGGATTTCGATCCCGGCGCATTGGAACAGGCAGAAGAGCGTTTGTTTGCGATCCGCGCGCTTGCCAGAAAGCACGAGGTTCTGCCCGATGACCTCTCTGCCTTCGCCGATTCGCTGCGCGCCAAAATCGCAGCTCTGGACGCGGGCGAAGGGGATCTGGCGCAGCTGGCGGAGGATCTGCGGCGCGCCGAAACCGCCTATGACAAGGCGGCGATGAAGCTGGGCAAGCGGCGCACCTCGGCGGCGAAACGGCTGGATGCGGCGATGGCCGCTGAACTGGCCCCGCTGAAGATGGAGCGTGCTGTCTTTGCAACCGAAATCATGCCTGCCGATCCCGGCCCTGAGGGGGCCGAGGCGGTCACTTTCACCGTCGCCACCAACCCCGGCGCGCCGTCCGGTGCGCTGAACAAGATCGCCTCGGGCGGAGAGCTCAGCCGGTTCCTGCTGGCGTTGAAGGTCTGCCTGACGGCGGGCAACGACGGCCTGACGCTGATCTTTGACGAGATTGATCGCGGTGTCGGCGGGGCCACGGCGGATGCGGTCGGGCGGCGGCTGGCCGCATTGGCCGAAGGATCGCAGGTGCTGGTCGTCACACACTCACCGCAAGTCGCGGCGCGCGGCGGGCACCACTGGCAGGTCAGCAAATCGGTCGCCGGAGAGGTTACGACATCTGCCGTCATCCCACTGGATCCACCCGCCCGCGTGGACGAGATTGCGCGGATGCTGGCAGGCGACACGGTGTCGGAGGAGGCACGCGCGGCAGCACGGGCGCTGTTGGCGGGGTAGGGGTATGGGTGCAGCGCTGTTGGCCTGGAGTGGATGTTCGCACAGCCCACTTCTTCGCCCGGAATCAAGCCCGATAGGGCGCCGGGCGATCGCCTGACCGTCCCCCGGGCAGGCGATTTCGTCGGGTCGTGAGTTCTTCCTATCTCAGAGTTATCGCTGCGCCATAAATTGCCACACACGCAAGTTGGATCGCCTACCCCCGGTCAGACGCTCGCCCGGCTTGGCGATTGATCACCAACCTCTGCGCGGGGCCATGTCCACTTCGGATATCTTAAAGCGTTTCGGCTTGAACCTGAATCGCGAGGGATTCCCTTGAGACCTGATCTGTGATTCATCCTGTTTGGGAGGATGGATCATGTCAGCACCTTTGCCATCTGCGCTTCGGATACGGTTTCAGAGATACATTGAAGAAGGGTTGAGCGGGCGCGCGGCGGCGTTGCGGTTGAAGCTGTCGCCTGCCACAGGCGCGCGGTGGGCGCGTCAGGTGAGGATGAAGGGTCATGCGGAACCTGCCCGGCAGGGACCGCCGCGCGGCAAGGGAAAGCTGGCTCCGCATCGGGAATTCTTTGAGGAGTTGATCGCACAAGACCCTGACATCACGCTCTTTGAGTTGCGTAATGCGCTGGCCGATGCAGAGGGTGTGCGGGTGCATCACTCCTCCATCGCCAACCTTCTGTCCCGGCTCGGCTTCACGTACAAAAAAAGTCGCTGGTCGCCACCGAGCGCCGCCGCGCCAAGGTAAGGCAGCAACGGGCCGACTGGTTCAGATACCGCTCGCCAGCCATTGCGACCTTTCCTGAGCGCGTTGTCTTTATTGACGAAACCGCAGTGAAGACAAACCTCACGCGCCTACGCGGCAGAGCCAAGCGCGGTAAGCGCCTGACGATGGATGCGCCCTTCGGAAGCTGGGGAACCCAAACCTTGATCGCGGGCCTGACCCAAGGCGCGCTGATCGCACCTTGGGTCATCAAGGGAGCGATAGATGGCCCCGCCTTCGCGGCCTACATCCGCGAAGTGCTGGTCCCCGAGATCAACCCCGGCACTGTCGTCATTCTCGACAACCTGGCAACCCACCGGAATAAGGAGGCGACGCAGGCTTTACGCAATCACGGCTGCTGGTTCCTTTACCTGCCACCGTACTCGCCCGACCTGAATCCCATCGAGCAGGCCTTCTCTAAACTGAAAGCCCATTTGCGACGGATCGGGGCCAGGTCCTTTACCCAGGTCTTCGAAGCAATCGGAGCAATCTGCGATCTCTACGACCCAGTAGAATGCTGGAACTACTTTAAGGCCGCCGGATATGTCTCAGGTTAATGTCGAAACGCTTTAGGCTTGCCACCCATCCGACTCCACCTCAATTCACCTGCACAACCTTCCCGGGGTTCAGGATATTCCCCGGATCCAGCGCCTTCTTGATCTCGCCCATCACGCCCCAGGCTGGCCCGTGTTCTTCGGCCATATCGGCCATTTTGCCGATCCCGACGCCGTGTTCACCGGTGACCGTCCCGCCCAGGCGAAGCGCGCGTTCCGCCAGCCGGGCGCTGATCTGCTTGGCGGCGGCGACTTCTTCCGGGTTATCGACGTCCACCAGCAGTGTCGCGTGGAAGTTGCCATCACCCACATGCCCCAGGATCGGCCCCGGAAACGGCGCCTTGGCCAGGTCTTCCTGGGTTTCCGCAACCGCCTCGGCGAGATTAGAGATCGGCACGCAGATGTCGGTTGCCTGCCCGCGCGCACCGGGGCGCAGCGCGGTATGGGCGTAAAACCCGTCATGGCGCATCCGCCACAGGGCGCGGCGATCTTCTTCACGGCTGGCTTGCTGGAACTCTCCGGCGCCGAAATCATTCGCCACCTCGGCAAAGCGCGCCGCACTTTCCGCGACCGATGCGTCAGAGCCGTGGAATTCCAGCATCAGATGCGGCAATTCGGGATAGTCCGTCCCGGCATAGGCATTGAAGGACTGAACGGACAGCGTGTCCAGCAACTCAATCCGGGCCATCGGAATGCCCGCCTGAATGGTCGCGATCACCGTATCGACGGCGGCTGCCACACTTGGAAAGCTGGTCATTGCGGCCATCGTCGCCTCGGGCCGGCCATGCAGTTTCAGCGTCAGTTCCGTGATCAGCCCCAGCGTGCCTTCCGACCCGACGAACAACGCCGTCAGGTCATATCCGGCCGAGGATTTGCGCGCCCGTGTCCCGGTTTGGATGATCCGCCCGTCGGCCATCACGACCTCCAGCCCCAGCACGTTGTCGCGCATCGTGCCATAGCGTACCGCCGTCGTCCCCGAAGCGCGCGTCGCCGCCATGCCGCCCAGTGCCGCATCGGCGCCGGGATCGACCGAAAACATCAGGCCGGTTGCGCGCAGCTCCTCATCCAGCTCGCGCCGGGTCACACCAGGTTGCACCCGGCAGGTCAGGTCTTCGGGATGCACCTCGGTCACCTTTTTCATGCGCGAGAAGTCGACCGTCACCCCACCGCGCGTCGCCAGCGAGTGCCCTTCAAGCGAGGTCCCCGTGCCCCAGGGAACCACGGGACAGCCAAAGCGCGCGCAAATCTTCACAATGTCCGAGACTTGTTGCGTCGACGTCGGGAATGCCACCGCATCAGGTGGTGCATCGGAAAAATGCACCTCGGACTTACCGTGAATCTCCAGATCGGCCTTGGCGGTGCTCAAGCCTTCGCCTAACAGGGTCTGCAGTTCGGCAATGGCGGCAGAAATCGTCATGACGCGGATCCTCGTTGGTCTTGCCGGGCAGTACCCTAAGCCAGTCAGGCGGCATGGGGAAGTCCGACGGATCGCCTGACCGGAGCACGCAGCCAGGGCGATGAACGACCGCACGCGCACCATTCTGATGGCCCGATGGGCCAGGGCGATGGCCGCGCAGCGGCGCGCCTGGCGGGTGCTGCGCAGCCGCGGCCCCAGTCAGCTGCAATTCTGGATCATCGCGCTGATCATCGGGTGTTCTGCCGGGTTCGCGGCATTGTTGTTTCGCAAGGGCATCAACCTGTTACAGGCCGCTTTGTACGGCACAGATGACACGGCGCGCCTGCACACTTTTGCGGAAACACTCGCCTGGTACTGGATTTTGCTGATTCCGATTGCGGGCGGATTGATCGTTGGCATCCTCCTCAACCGGTATACGCCCGATGGTCAGGTGCGCGCGGTTGCCGATGTGATCGAAGGGGCGGCCCTGCATGAGGGGCGGGTCGAAACCAAAGCCGGGCTCGCCTCGGCGGCGGCTTCGCTGATCACACTGTCTTCGGGGGGATCAACGGGCCGCGAGGGGCCGGTGGTGCATCTGGCGGCGATGATCTCCTCCTGGGTGTCGAACCGGATCAATGCAGACGGGATCACCGGCCGGGATCTGCTGGGCTGCGCCGTGGCCGCCGCCGTCAGCGCGTCGTTCAACGCCCCCATCGCTGGGGCGCTGTTCGCGCTGGAGGTCGTGTTGCGCCACTTTGCGGTCCACGCCTTTGCGCCCATTGTTATCGCCAGCGCCGCGGGCACCGTCATCAGCCGTCTGGCTTTCGGCGATGTCACCGAATTCACGCTGGGCACAGACGGCGCATTGGAATTCTATGTTGAATTGCCCGCCTTCATTCTGCTTGGTCTGGTCTGTGGTGTCGTCGCGGTCATCCTGATGCGCGGGATCTTCTGGGCGGATGATTTTGCCAGCCAGGTCCAGGCCCGCACCCGCCTGCCACGGATCCTGCGCCCCGCAGTGGCCGGTGCGATGCTGGGCGCGCTGGCGATCTGGTTCCCGCATATCATCGGCGTCGGATATGAGACGACCTCGGACGCGCTGACCGGGAACCTGCTGCTGCGCGAGGTGATTATTTTAGCCGCCCTGAAGGTCGTCGCTGTTGCCATCACCATGTCGGGGCGGATGGGGGGCGGGGTGTTTTCGCCCTCGCTGATGATCGGGGCGCTGACCGGGCTGGCGTTCGGGCTGATCGCAACGGCGGTGTTCCCGAACGTGTCGGGATCCGAAACGCTTTACGCGCTGGCCGGAATGGGGGCGGTGGCGGCTGCGGTTCTGGGGGCGCCGATATCCACAACGCTGATCGTGTTTGAACTGACCGGCGACTGGCAAACCGGGCTGGCGGTCATGGTCGCGGTGTCGCTGTCGACGGCGCTGGCCTCGCGCCTTGTGCATCGCTCGTTCTTCCTCACCCAGATCGAACGGCGCGGCGTGCATCTGGCCGCCGGGCCGCAGGCCTATCTGCTGGCGATGTTCAGCGCCCGCCACGTGATGCGCCCGGTCGACGGGGATGAGGCGACCGAGGCTTGCTGGGATCTGATCGCCGAAGGCGTTCAGGTTGACGCTGACGCCACGCTGGAGGTCGCAATGCCATTGTTTGAGGTGTCGAACCTTGCCTATGTTCCCGTGGTTACGCAGGCCGAGGATGGCAGCGCACCAGAACTTCTGGGCGCGCTTTATCAGGTGGACGCGCTCAGGGCCTACAACCGCGCACTGGCCGCAACAGCTGCGGAAGAACATTCCTGACAGCCTGCGCCATGCACGGCCTGAACAAACGAAGGGGCAACTGATGACTGAGGTTTTCACCGGCAGCTTCACCCAGCAGGATCCCCTGCCACCGGCGGCGATCGAAGCGGCGAATGCCGTCATGCGATCTGGCAGGCTGCACCGCTATAACCTGACCGAGGGCGAAGTCGGAGAGGCCGCATTGCTCGAATCCGAATTCGCCGCCTTCGCCGGCGCGCGCCACTGCGTCGCCGTCGCCTCGGGCGGGCAGGCCATGGCCATAGCCCTGCGCGCCACGGGCGTCGCCCTCGGCACGCCGGTGCTGACCAACGCTTTCACACTCGCCCCCGTTCCCGGCGCCATCGCGGCGGTTGGGGCGCAACCGGTCTTCGTCGGCACGACCGAGGCGCTGACAATCGACCTTGATGATCTTGCGGCAAAGATCGCGACCACCAGGGCCCGCCACCTGCTGCTGTCCCACATGCGTGGGCACATCGCCGACATGGACGCGCTGATGACGATCTGCGACGGCGCGGGCGTGACGGTGATCGAGGATTGCGCCCACACCATGGGGGCGGATTGGAACGGCACGCCCTCGGGCCGTCACGGGGCGTTGGCCTGCTATTCCACCCAGACCTACAAGCACATAAATTCGGGCGAAGGCGGGCTGCTGACCACCGACGATCCGGACCTTGCCGCCAAGGCGGTGCTGATGTCGGGCAGCTATATGCTCTATGCCCACCACGGCACCGCGCCCGCGCGCGAGGTGTTCGAGGCGCACCGCTACGACACCCCCAACATGTCCGCCCGGATGGACCACCTGCGCGCCGCCATCCTGCGCCCGCAAATCCCGCTTCTGCCCGAACGCCGCGCCGCCTGGAACGCCCTCTATGCAGCGGTCGAAGATGGTCTGCGCGGCCTCAACCAACTCGCCCTGATCGACCGCGACCCCCGCGAAGGCTTTGTCGCCTCGTCAATCCAGTGGCGGCTGCCCGAATGGCCAGCCGCCGCCATCGAAGCGCTGATCGCCGCCTGTGCCACCCGCGGCGTGGCCCTGAAATGGTTCGGTGCTGCCACGCCCACCGGCTTCACTTCGCGCCATTCCCACTGGCACTACGCCAACCCCGAACCGCTGCCCAGGACCGAGGCGATCCTGTCAACCCTGATCGACATGCGCCTGCCACTAACATTCACCACCGAGGGCGCCGCCCTGATCGCCCGAATTATTGCCGACGAGGTGCGAAACCACACCCCGCCCCAACCCCATCATTGACCCAGAAATATCCCGGGGAGGTCTGGAGGGGCTGGCCCCTCCAGCTACGGCTCGCAGCCACGAACCGGCGGATTTTACATCCGACGGCCCCGGCCCGGTCGGCGCACAACGTTGACTCCACGCGCCTTGCACCCGACCATTGAACCCACCGTACCGGAGCGCAAAGATGTTCACCCATTCCATGACATTCGCCCTTGGCGACGACATCGACGCCCTGCGCGACCTGACCCACCGCTGGGCGCAGGAACGCCTGATACCGATGGCCAACGGGATCGATGCCGACAACGTCTTCCCGTCCGAGCTTTGGCGCGAAATGGGTGACCTCGGCCTGCTGGGGATCACCGTGCCCGAAGAATTCGGCGGGGCGGATATGGGATACCTCGCCCATGTGGTCGCGGTGGAGGAACTGGCGCGCGCCTCCGCCTCGGTCAGCCTGTCCTACGGGGCGCATTCAAATCTCTGCGTCAATCAGATCAACCTGAACGGCAGCGAGGATCAGAAACAGCGGTTTCTGCCTGGCCTGGTGCCCGGCGACCATGTCGGCGCGCTCGCAATGTCCGAAGCGGGGGCGGGCAGCGATGTGGTGTCGATGAAGCTTTCGGCTGAAAAACGGAACGATCATTACCTGCTGAACGGCAACAAATACTGGATCACCAACGGCCCGGATGCGGATGTACTGGTGGTCTACGCCAAAACTGACCCTCAGGCCGGCTCCAAGGGTATCACCGCATTCCTCATCGAAAAATCCATGACCGGCTTCGCCACCAGCCCGCATTTCGACAAGCTGGGGATGCGCGGCTCCAACACCGCCGAGCTGATCTTTGATGACGTTCAGGTCCCGTTTGAGAACGTGCTAGGCGAACAAGGGCGCGGCGTCGCCGTCCTGATGTTGGGCCTCGACTATGAACGCGTCGTCCTCAGCGGCATCGGCCTTGGCATCATGGCCGCTTGCCTAGATGAAGTGATGCCCTACCTGTCCGAGCGGCGCCAGTTCGGGCGACCGATCGGGGAGTTTCAGCTGATGCAGGGCAAGATCGCCGATATGTACACCGCGCTGAATTCCGCCCGCGCCTATACCTATGAGGTCGCGCGCGCCTGTGATCGCGGCACTGTGACGCGCGCTGACGCGGCGGCCTGTGTACTGTATGCCAGCGAACAGGCGATGAAGGTCGCACATCAGGCGGTGCAGGCGATGGGCGGCGCGGGGTTCCTCGCCGACGCGCCCGTGGCACGGCTGTTCCGCGATGCCAAACTGATGGAGATTGGCGCAGGAACCAGCGAAATCCGCCGGATGCTGATCGGGCGAGAGATGATGGAGAAGATGATCTGACGATGGGCGCGACCACGCGCCGCCTCGGTTCGGTTGGTGCAAGCAATAGCGCGCCGAGCCCGACATTGCCCGCCTGACCGGGCGCCAAATCACAAACGATTATTATCGGAGCACCACTGATGAAACACCTCGCCCTGACCCTTGCCCTGACGTTGATCTCGGGGCCTGCGCTGGCGCAGGACGCAGCCGCCCGCGATGGCGTTCTGGACTGCCTGCGCGATGTTGACAACGGGACCAGCTGGAACCAGTGCCTGAACCTGATGTTCGAGTCCTGTGATCCCGGCGCGGTCGGCACCCGTGACCACGCCGCCTGCCTGTTTGGCCTGCGCGAAAACTGGCGCCACGATATGCAGCTTCGCCAGACCGAAGTTCTGAAAACCGTGACACCCGAAGGCGGGGCCACGCTGGTTGATCTGCTTTCTGCCTGGCCGACTTTTGTTGACAAGAAATGCTCCACAGTGGCCGCCGAAAAGGAAGACATCGGCGCAGCATCGGCCCGCCTGGGCTGTGAGGTATCCGAAGTCGTCCTAATCTCGTCCGAGTTGCGGTCTTGCCTGGATGGGCGATCGCGCGAAGACTACTGCGTTCACGCGGACTGAGCGCGCGCCTAAAGCTCACCCGCCAAGGCAGCGGCGTCTGCTTTATCTTTTGTCGAAAGACCGGCGGCGAAATCATTGCAATCACTGGCAAATTCGGCAACCAGATCTGGCCGCGCATCCTGTTCGGCCAGATCAACCGCTTTGAGGCAATAGGCAAGAACCTCAACCGGGTCATACGCCCAATGGCCTTCGACATCGCGCAACAGAAACGCGATATTCAGGGCCGCGCGCGGATGGTTCAGGTACAGCGCTTCGAAATACAGCGCATAGGCCGCGGTGACATCACGCACCACGCCATAGCCGTTTTCGTACATCGCCCCAAGGTTCGAGATTGCGTTCCCATTGCCAAGTAGGGCCGCCTCTTGAAACAGCGCCAGCGCGTCTGAATAATCCTGCGTGACGCCGGTGCCGTCGATATAAAGTTTGCCCAGATTGCTCATGGATTGGGATGCCCCCAGGGCGACCCCGCCACGGTAATATTGCTGGGCCAGATCGAAATCGGGCGCGCCGCGCTTGCCGGATTCGAAGATGTAACCAAGGTTGGTAAACGCGTCCGGGTTCTTGGAGGCCGCGGCCTTCAGGTACCACCTGATCGCTTCTTCAATGTCAGGCGCGATCCCGTCCCGGCCATTTTCATATAGCAGCCCAAGGTTATAGCGGGCGCGCGAAAATCCCTGATTTGCGGATTTTATCCACAATTCCAACGCCTTGTCGTGATCCTGCGTCACCCCGTTGCCTTCGTCATAGGCGTCCGCGACGATATTTTGCGCATTGGCATCACCGGCCTCGGCGGCCGGAATCAGGGTTTTCAGCGCCGCCTCAAACTCTCCGTCCAGGTACATTTGCCGCGCGTCGTCCACTGGTCCGGCCAGCGCCGTTCCTGCAACAAGGGCCGCGATCAGGGTCAGCAATTTGCGCATCAGGGCCTCCGCCACTGTGATGGGCGGATGCTAACGGGAAATGAGGCGCGCGGCCATGGTTTTGGTCAGGAGTTTTCCCGCCGGTCCTCGAAGCTCAGCTCGATGAACGAGGGCATGTGATCGCCCATGCCAACCACCCGATTGCCGCCATCGCGCCCCCGGTCCCGGGATTTGCCGCGTCCGGCCTGGTCGTCTTTTTCGGAGTCACGGCCACGGTTGGTTTGGTCGTTGTCGCCCTTGTCCCGGCCACGCCCACGCCCGCCACGGCTGCGCTTTGGGGTATCGGACGGCGCATCGGCGGGTGCCTCTGCTGCGGCGTCCTTGATATCGGCAGGTACGTCGGCTGTTTTCGTGGCTGTTTCGGCCATTGTTTCGGGGGCCGGCGCATCATCTGTCGCTTGATCGGCTTTCTTGCGCCCGCGCCGGGTGCGGGTCGGTTTCTTATCCGCATCCGGGGTGTCGGTCGGGGCAGGGGCCGCGCCCGATTGCAGCGGGTTGTCCAATACCGGGACGTCCTTGCCAAGCAGGCGCTGCACGCCATCCAGGTTTTTGGTGTCCAGCGGCGCACAGATCATGATCGCCTTGCCAGATTTCCCGGCACGCCCCGTGCGTCCGATCCGGTGGACGTAATCTTCCGGGTGGCTGGGCACGTCGAAATTGAACACATGGCTGACATCCGGGATGTCGAGGCCGCGCGCCGCAACGTCAGAACACACCAGATATTTCAGCGTCTGATCGCGAAATTCGGTCAGGGTGCGCGTTCGCTGGCTCTGATCCAGATCGCCGTGGATCGGCGCGGCATCGTAACCCGATTTCTTCAGCGACTTCGCCACCGTATCCACATCCGTCTTGCG of Paracoccaceae bacterium contains these proteins:
- a CDS encoding IS630 family transposase (programmed frameshift); the protein is MSAPLPSALRIRFQRYIEEGLSGRAAALRLKLSPATGARWARQVRMKGHAEPARQGPPRGKGKLAPHREFFEELIAQDPDITLFELRNALADAEGVRVHHSSIANLLSRLGFTYKKSLVATERRRAKVRQQRADWFRYRSPAIATFPERVVFIDETAVKTNLTRLRGRAKRGKRLTMDAPFGSWGTQTLIAGLTQGALIAPWVIKGAIDGPAFAAYIREVLVPEINPGTVVILDNLATHRNKEATQALRNHGCWFLYLPPYSPDLNPIEQAFSKLKAHLRRIGARSFTQVFEAIGAICDLYDPVECWNYFKAAGYVSG
- the bamD gene encoding outer membrane protein assembly factor BamD, whose protein sequence is MARLSLKLMASATAVLLIAGCSGGGGGIPGAGVLKNMFATDEKPLDSFSAEEIYQRAEFELEKGDEEEAARYFGEVERLYPYSEWAKRGLIMQAFSYHRDKDYENARSAAQRYVDIYPADKDAAYAQYLLALSYYDQVDDVGRDQGLTFQALQSLREVIEKYPDSEYARSASLKFDLAFNHLAGKEMEIGRYYLRKKHYTSGINRFRVVVEEFQTTTHTPEALHRLVESYLALGLDAEAQTAAAILGHNYRSTEWYQDSFALLRGRGLSPEAKGSGWLSQIYRQVVKGQWL
- a CDS encoding FAD-binding protein; the protein is MTISAAIAELQTLLGEGLSTAKADLEIHGKSEVHFSDAPPDAVAFPTSTQQVSDIVKICARFGCPVVPWGTGTSLEGHSLATRGGVTVDFSRMKKVTEVHPEDLTCRVQPGVTRRELDEELRATGLMFSVDPGADAALGGMAATRASGTTAVRYGTMRDNVLGLEVVMADGRIIQTGTRARKSSAGYDLTALFVGSEGTLGLITELTLKLHGRPEATMAAMTSFPSVAAAVDTVIATIQAGIPMARIELLDTLSVQSFNAYAGTDYPELPHLMLEFHGSDASVAESAARFAEVANDFGAGEFQQASREEDRRALWRMRHDGFYAHTALRPGARGQATDICVPISNLAEAVAETQEDLAKAPFPGPILGHVGDGNFHATLLVDVDNPEEVAAAKQISARLAERALRLGGTVTGEHGVGIGKMADMAEEHGPAWGVMGEIKKALDPGNILNPGKVVQVN
- the recN gene encoding DNA repair protein RecN: MLRGLDIRDLLIIDRLELGFQPGLNVLTGETGAGKSILLDALGFVLGWRGRAELVRAGADQGEVIAWFDLVADHPARRVLEEAGLPVEDELILRRVNSADGRKTAYVNDRRASGEVLRALSDTLVELHGQHDDRGLLNPRGHRALLDEFAGNDTAIAAVRTGWRGKAAAQAALEAAQTALAEVRAEEEFLRHAVGELDALNPQPGEEATLDAARRLMQNAERIREGITKAHQSLGTEGAEGPMLDAQRWLDDAAGEVEGRLDAPLAALGRALNELAEAEQGVAGCLQALDFDPGALEQAEERLFAIRALARKHEVLPDDLSAFADSLRAKIAALDAGEGDLAQLAEDLRRAETAYDKAAMKLGKRRTSAAKRLDAAMAAELAPLKMERAVFATEIMPADPGPEGAEAVTFTVATNPGAPSGALNKIASGGELSRFLLALKVCLTAGNDGLTLIFDEIDRGVGGATADAVGRRLAALAEGSQVLVVTHSPQVAARGGHHWQVSKSVAGEVTTSAVIPLDPPARVDEIARMLAGDTVSEEARAAARALLAG
- a CDS encoding chloride channel protein, with the protein product MNDRTRTILMARWARAMAAQRRAWRVLRSRGPSQLQFWIIALIIGCSAGFAALLFRKGINLLQAALYGTDDTARLHTFAETLAWYWILLIPIAGGLIVGILLNRYTPDGQVRAVADVIEGAALHEGRVETKAGLASAAASLITLSSGGSTGREGPVVHLAAMISSWVSNRINADGITGRDLLGCAVAAAVSASFNAPIAGALFALEVVLRHFAVHAFAPIVIASAAGTVISRLAFGDVTEFTLGTDGALEFYVELPAFILLGLVCGVVAVILMRGIFWADDFASQVQARTRLPRILRPAVAGAMLGALAIWFPHIIGVGYETTSDALTGNLLLREVIILAALKVVAVAITMSGRMGGGVFSPSLMIGALTGLAFGLIATAVFPNVSGSETLYALAGMGAVAAAVLGAPISTTLIVFELTGDWQTGLAVMVAVSLSTALASRLVHRSFFLTQIERRGVHLAAGPQAYLLAMFSARHVMRPVDGDEATEACWDLIAEGVQVDADATLEVAMPLFEVSNLAYVPVVTQAEDGSAPELLGALYQVDALRAYNRALAATAAEEHS
- a CDS encoding UDP-3-O-acyl-N-acetylglucosamine deacetylase — encoded protein: MQATLKSPISFSGVGLHGGQPVRMTLHPASAEFGIWFRRTDITDRDALIAAKWHAVSESELCTRISNDEGVSVSTVEHILAAIAGCGIHNVLIEIDGPEVPILDGSAAEFVSAILARGLRRSDAVVRAIEILEPVEVRRGDAWARLDPGATLSIDFHIDFADAAIGVQDKSLNMANGTFVHELCDSRTFCRSIDVDAMRARGLALGGTYENAVVVDGADVLSPGGLRHKDEPVRHKMLDALGDLALAGAPILGSYSGHRAGHALTNALLRALFANPDAYRMVDCDDARTAQLPGAGLDRSDAPLTA